In Rosa chinensis cultivar Old Blush chromosome 1, RchiOBHm-V2, whole genome shotgun sequence, a genomic segment contains:
- the LOC112166760 gene encoding receptor-like protein 6: protein MGFSMCALSKLVLFLVYVVVANSFSPLQSYSCHDEERSALLQFKESLIIDKRASVVGAYPKVSSWKPEEGKSKNCCSWDGVECDEKTGYVIGLDLSSSCLYGSINSSNSLFRLVHLQRLNLADNNFNYSQIPTGIRNFPMLSYLNLSASVFFGEVPSEVSQLSKLSFLDLSFNVDVFTSTEGLLKLRESNFRSLVQNLTSLEKLHLSLVNISSTIPDSMANLSFLSSLLLRGCDLFGAFPVGILKLQNLETLDLKSNQYLTGYLPEFHPSSSLMSLKLGGTSFSGNLSSIEKLDSLKELEVQSCNFSGPIVQLANLTQLTYLALSNNNFTGGSLSWIGKLTKITYLRLENINLSGYIPSSFRNLTQLFYLHVHYNQLTGPIPSWIGNLSSLAYIDLSSNRLHGSIPDSIFNLIDLQILFLHENSLHGTVDILKLQSTVTHLQLSVNKFNVVTESRITNATFPNFSILGLCSCNIKEFPYFLRYQQNLFWLDLSSNKLQGHVPKWVWNMSTEALEFIDISRNFLSGFEQPLPAVLPWVKLQILWLSNNKLHGSLPIPHPNILYYAISDNEISGELPPLICNLNNLQYLDLANNKLSGTLPRCLGNFSDDLQALDLGNNSFHGILPQTYSTTSKLGMINVRDNKLQGDLPRSLANCVMLEFLDLSNNEFSDAFPFWLGALQELKLLAMNHNAFYGLIGTPEKKLNFSFPKLRILDLSYNKFTGEFPSKYIFSGNSLRGITLNQSTYMDTSSLLQPGGSPKTFAYDFSAMITTKGVDRYYPRIQEDFAAVDLSSNRFEGKIPDFIGNLKGLHSLNISNNILTGRIPASLGNLIQLESLDLSQNKLSGEIPQQLTQIPSLGTFKVSNNNLTGSIPQGQQFNTFDSSSYEGNPGLCGDPLPKKCGNPKAPQPSPSTKNESDSGSGVEVDWKFVLAGFGSGLLVGVVLADVLITRRPESFIMIVEICRTLVEGRGRPRKQNRRYIS from the coding sequence ATGGGTTTTTCCATGTGTGCGCTTTCAAAACTAGTCCTGTTTTTAGTTTATGTTGTGGTTGCCAACTCTTTTTCACCTTTGCAGTCCTATTCTTGCCATGATGAGGAGAGATCTGCCTTGCTGCAGTTCAAGGAGAGCTTGATTATCGACAAACGTGCTTCGGTTGTTGGTGCTTATCCAAAGGTTTCATCGTGGAAACCAGAGGAAGGGAAAAGTAAGAACTGCTGCTCATGGGACGGTGTCGAGTGTGATGAGAAGACAGGTTATGTGATTGGCCTTGATCTCAGTAGCAGTTGTCTCTATGGCTCTATCAACTCCAGTAATAGCCTCTTTCGTCTTGTTCATCTTCAGAGGTTGAACCTCGCTGATAACAATTTCAATTACTCTCAAATTCCTACTGGCATTAGGAACTTTCCGATGCTCAGTTATCTCAACCTCTCTGCCTCTGTCTTTTTTGGTGAAGTCCCATCCGAAGTTTCGCAGTTGTCCAAGTTGTCATTTCTTGATCTTTCTTTCAATGTTGATGTATTTACTAGCACTGAAGGCTTGTTAAAACTTAGAGAGTCCAATTTCAGAAGTCTAGTTCAAAACTTAACCAGTCTAGAAAAGCTTCATCTCAGTCTCGTCAACATATCTTCCACCATACCCGATTCCATGGCAAATTTATCATTCTTGTCATCTCTCCTCCTCAGAGGTTGTGACTTGTTTGGCGCCTTCCCTGTAGGTATTTTGAAACTACAGAACTTAGAGACTCTTGATCTGAAATCCAACCAATATCTCACTGGTTATTTGCCTGAATTTCATCCGAGCAGTTCTCTCATGTCGCTGAAACTTGGTGGCACTAGCTTTTCGGGGAACTTGTCTTCAATTGAAAAGCTTGATTCATTGAAAGAGTTGGAAGTTCAATCGTGCAACTTTAGTGGTCCAATTGTTCAGTTGGCAAACCTTACCCAACTCACATACTTGGCActttctaataataattttactGGTGGTTCCTTGTCTTGGATAGGTAAGCTAACTAAAATTACTTATCTGCGTCTTGAAAACATCAATTTAAGTGGTTACATCCCCTCTTCTTTTCGAAACCTCACACAGCTTTTCTATCTTCATGTTCATTATAATCAACTAACTGGTCCAATCCCATCTTGGATAGGTAACCTTAGCAGCCTAGCTTACATAGATCTTTCTTCCAATAGATTGCATGGTTCAATTCCTGACTCAATATTCAATCTTATAGATCTTCAAATCCTTTTTCTGCATGAAAATAGTCTGCATGGCACTGTGGATATTCTTAAGCTACAAAGTACTGTCACCCACCTCCAACTATCTGTTAACAAATTCAATGTTGTCACAGAATCCAGAATTACAAATGCAACTTTTCCGAATTTTTCTATCCTTGGATTGTGTTCGTGCAACATAAAAGAATTTCCATATTTTCTAAGATATCAACAAAACCTGTTCTGGCTGGACCTTTCTAGCAACAAATTGCAGGGCCACGTACCCAAATGGGTGTGGAACATGAGCACAGAAGCTCTGGAGTTCATTGACATTTCTCGAAATTTCCTTTCTGGATTTGAGCAACCACTGCCAGCTGTCCTCCCTTGGGTTAAGCTACAAATTTTATGGCTTTCCAATAACAAGCTGCATGGTTCACTACCCATACCTCACCCAAACATCTTGTATTATGCCATTTCAGACAATGAAATATCTGGAGAACTTCCACCATTGATTTGCAATCTGAATAATCTTCAGTACCTTGACTTGGCAAATAACAAGTTGAGTGGCACGCTTCCTCGGTGTCTTGGAAACTTCAGTGATGACCTACAAGCTTTAGATCTCGGAAACAACTCCTTTCACGGCATTCTTCCTCAAACGTACAGCACCACAAGCAAACTGGGGATGATTAATGTTCGTGATAACAAGTTGCAGGGGGATTTACCAAGGTCATTAGCAAATTGTGTGATGCTTGAGTTTTTGGATCTGTCAAACAATGAGTTCAGTGATGCTTTCCCTTTTTGGTTGGGGGCACTCCAAGAGTTGAAACTTTTGGCAATGAACCACAATGCGTTCTATGGTCTGATTGGGACACCTGAAAAGAAACTTAATTTCTCTTTCCCCAAGTTGAGGATTCTTGATCTCTCTTACAATAAGTTCACAGGTGAGTTTCCATCCAAATACATCTTTTCTGGGAATTCGCTGAGAGGTATCACTTTAAACCAGTCCACATACATGGACACATCCTCACTTCTTCAACCCGGTGGTTCACCAAAGACTTTTGCCTATGATTTCTCAGCCATGATAACAACTAAAGGTGTTGACAGATACTACCCACGGATTCAAGAAGACTTTGCTGCTGTTGATCTCTCAAGTAACAGGTTTGAAGGGAAGATTCCAGACTTCATTGGGAATCTAAAGGGACTTCACTctctcaacatttccaataacaTCCTCACTGGTCGAATCCCAGCATCCCTAGGGAACTTAATACAGCTCGAGTCCTTGGACCTTTCACAAAACAAGCTCTCAGGAGAGATTCCTCAGCAACTTACGCAGATTCCATCACTCGGAACTTTCAAGGTCTCTAACAACAATCTCACAGGTTCTATACCACAAGGGCAGCAATTTAATACATTTGACAGCAGTTCGTATGAGGGGAACCCAGGATTGTGTGGAGATCCATTGCCAAAGAAATGTGGAAATCCTAAAGCCCCTCAACCATCACCTTCGACTAAAAATGAAAGTGATTCAGGCTCTGGAGTTGAAGTTGATTGGAAATTTGTTTTGGCAGGATTTGGAAGTGGGTTATTAGTGGGAGTGGTTCTTGCGGATGTTCTGATCACGAGGAGGCCTGAATCATTCATCATGATTGTGGAAATCTGTAGGACATTAGTGGAAGGTCGAGGAAGGCCTAGAAAGCAGAATAGGAGATACATAAGTTGA